From the genome of Deinococcus sp. AJ005, one region includes:
- a CDS encoding DUF3006 domain-containing protein, whose translation MKNASHPPETEAQERWTVDGIEDSPHGPLARLERGDGSTFDLPLRLLPEGLREGDLLAVQDGPDGVTVRILVAETLERHEASQAQLEALNNAESDVQDDDGEITV comes from the coding sequence GTGAAGAATGCGTCCCACCCACCAGAAACCGAGGCCCAGGAGCGCTGGACCGTGGACGGCATTGAGGACAGTCCGCACGGCCCGCTGGCCCGGCTGGAGCGCGGGGACGGCAGCACCTTCGATCTCCCGCTGCGCCTGCTGCCAGAAGGGCTGCGTGAGGGCGATCTGCTGGCCGTGCAGGACGGCCCCGATGGCGTGACGGTCCGCATTCTGGTGGCCGAGACGCTGGAGCGCCACGAAGCCTCACAGGCGCAGTTGGAAGCCCTGAACAACGCCGAATCTGATGTGCAGGACGACGACGGAGAGATCACGGTATGA
- a CDS encoding DUF1684 domain-containing protein: MSSDASTDWLDLLDWRREASALYARVREELPRDPQAAHRLWQMGRNALFGNHPQSPLGLEARAAFRELPCWPYDPALAFSAWVDPSGPQERLTVPSSTGQEMPLVRFGRVYLPVGTLDVYWIDVYGGGVFLPFRDATSGQESYGGGRYLLDTAKSADLGSTASGELVLDFNFAYHPSCFYDPRWSCPLAPPQNVLGVLVRAGERMA; the protein is encoded by the coding sequence ATGTCTTCTGATGCATCCACAGACTGGCTTGATCTTCTGGACTGGCGGCGCGAGGCCAGCGCCCTGTACGCCCGCGTGCGGGAAGAGTTGCCACGTGATCCGCAGGCGGCGCATCGGCTGTGGCAGATGGGCCGCAATGCCCTGTTCGGCAACCACCCACAGTCCCCACTGGGCCTGGAGGCGCGGGCCGCGTTCCGGGAACTGCCGTGCTGGCCGTATGACCCGGCGCTGGCCTTCAGCGCGTGGGTGGATCCCTCTGGCCCGCAGGAACGCCTGACCGTCCCCTCGTCCACCGGGCAGGAGATGCCGCTGGTGCGCTTCGGGCGCGTCTATCTGCCGGTAGGGACGCTGGACGTGTACTGGATCGACGTGTACGGCGGCGGCGTGTTCCTGCCGTTCCGGGATGCCACGAGCGGGCAGGAAAGCTACGGCGGCGGGCGCTACCTGCTGGACACCGCCAAGAGTGCCGATCTGGGCAGCACGGCGTCTGGTGAACTGGTGCTGGACTTCAATTTCGCCTACCACCCGTCCTGCTTTTACGACCCGCGCTGGAGCTGCCCGCTTGCGCCACCGCAGAACGTGTTAGGGGTTCTGGTGCGGGCGGGGGAACGGATGGCCTGA
- the mqnE gene encoding aminofutalosine synthase MqnE has translation MKWLRDQTLAPIVDKVEAGQRLTFEDGLRLFHTRDLNALMRLANIRKERMHGDKVFFVHSMRLEFTNICYVGCTFCAFAAHKNEDRAWDYSPDEVVEQVRRRYLPGITELHMSSGHHPNHKWEYYPAMVRQVREAFPDLQVKAFTAAEIEHLSKISKKPTLEVLRELKDAGLSAMPGGGAEIFADRVRKQVARNKVTADKWLQIHREAHGMGMRTNATMLYGHIETLEERLDHMDRLRKVQDETGGFHAFIPLAFQPLGNTLAQNLGKTDFTTGLDDLRNLAVARIYLDNFPHIKGYWVMIGSELTQVSLDWGVSDIDGTIQEEHIAHAAGATSPMTLSEEGMIRMIQHAGRTPVLRDAYYNELQIFPKTGAEAAD, from the coding sequence ATGAAGTGGCTCCGTGACCAGACCCTGGCTCCGATTGTGGACAAGGTAGAAGCAGGCCAGCGCCTGACTTTCGAGGACGGCCTGCGCCTGTTCCACACCCGTGACCTGAACGCGCTGATGCGGCTGGCAAACATTCGCAAGGAGCGCATGCACGGCGATAAGGTGTTCTTCGTCCACTCGATGCGCCTGGAATTTACCAACATCTGCTATGTGGGCTGCACCTTCTGCGCCTTCGCCGCACACAAGAACGAGGACCGCGCCTGGGATTACAGCCCGGATGAAGTGGTGGAACAGGTGCGCCGCCGCTACCTGCCCGGCATCACCGAACTGCACATGAGCAGCGGCCACCATCCCAACCACAAGTGGGAATATTACCCGGCGATGGTCCGGCAGGTCCGCGAGGCGTTCCCAGACTTGCAGGTCAAAGCGTTCACCGCCGCCGAGATCGAACACCTGAGCAAGATCAGCAAGAAGCCCACGCTGGAAGTGCTGCGCGAGTTGAAGGACGCGGGCCTGAGCGCCATGCCGGGGGGCGGCGCGGAAATCTTTGCGGACCGCGTTCGCAAGCAGGTCGCCAGGAACAAGGTGACCGCCGACAAGTGGCTCCAGATTCACCGCGAGGCGCACGGCATGGGCATGCGGACCAACGCCACCATGCTGTACGGTCACATCGAAACGCTGGAGGAGCGGCTGGACCACATGGACCGCCTCCGCAAAGTTCAGGACGAGACGGGCGGCTTCCACGCCTTCATCCCCCTGGCTTTCCAGCCGCTGGGCAACACGCTGGCGCAGAACCTGGGTAAGACCGACTTCACGACGGGTCTGGACGATCTGCGAAATCTGGCGGTGGCGCGCATCTACCTGGACAATTTCCCGCACATCAAGGGCTACTGGGTGATGATCGGCAGCGAACTGACGCAGGTCTCGCTGGACTGGGGCGTGTCGGATATCGACGGCACCATTCAGGAGGAACACATCGCCCACGCGGCGGGGGCCACCAGTCCGATGACGCTCTCCGAGGAAGGCATGATCCGCATGATCCAGCACGCCGGACGCACCCCGGTGCTGCGCGACGCCTACTACAACGAATTGCAGATCTTCCCCAAGACCGGGGCCGAGGCCGCCGATTGA
- a CDS encoding nuclear transport factor 2 family protein, which produces MLPLNDTSQADLDAVLLLDDRWNAAYHRRSPAEMAEVLHDDWLAFFPDGQVVFKRDALDGMARNTPVPLVFERHASRVFGDTAITRGTLYADGERIQSFLRVYARREGEWQAVGVQVVP; this is translated from the coding sequence GTGCTGCCGCTGAATGACACCTCCCAGGCAGACCTTGACGCCGTACTGCTCCTCGATGACCGCTGGAACGCCGCCTACCACCGCCGCAGCCCCGCTGAGATGGCAGAAGTGCTGCACGACGACTGGCTGGCCTTTTTCCCGGACGGACAGGTGGTGTTCAAGCGGGACGCGCTAGACGGCATGGCCCGCAACACGCCCGTTCCCCTGGTCTTCGAGCGTCACGCCTCGCGCGTGTTCGGCGACACGGCCATCACGCGCGGCACGCTCTACGCCGATGGCGAACGCATCCAGAGCTTTCTGCGGGTCTACGCAAGACGAGAGGGAGAATGGCAGGCAGTGGGCGTTCAGGTGGTGCCGTGA
- a CDS encoding menaquinone biosynthetic enzyme MqnA/MqnD family protein, with product MTYRAGWIHFTNVAPILDSLELPPGVSAITGVPTQMNAALLAGEVDIANISAVEFIRHADILEALPDFSVSVLGPVYSVNLFHTRPLEDLQRIALTAQSAMSVALLEVLLRERGLSPVLERAEGEAEELLKGGYDGVLRIGDSALREWYRVVGPLTAERTMTTLPSTGRGITVTDLAEDWFRLTGHPFTFAVWAYRKDRPPPPELVQAMRVARRHGIGHLADVATRHAALLGLPERVVQHYLWNFRYHLEAPDRLGLEEFAAKAVPNHAPLSFGQRPGEV from the coding sequence ATGACCTACCGTGCCGGATGGATTCACTTCACCAACGTCGCCCCGATCCTCGATTCGCTGGAATTGCCGCCGGGTGTCAGCGCCATTACAGGCGTGCCGACGCAGATGAACGCGGCGCTGCTGGCGGGCGAGGTGGACATCGCCAACATCAGCGCAGTGGAATTTATCCGCCACGCCGACATTCTGGAAGCCCTACCCGATTTCAGCGTCAGCGTGCTGGGGCCGGTCTACTCGGTCAATCTGTTCCACACCCGCCCACTGGAGGACCTGCAACGGATTGCCCTGACCGCGCAGTCGGCCATGAGCGTGGCGCTGCTGGAAGTGCTGCTGCGCGAGCGCGGCCTCTCCCCGGTCCTGGAACGTGCCGAGGGCGAGGCCGAGGAATTGCTGAAGGGCGGGTACGATGGCGTGCTGCGAATCGGCGACAGCGCCCTGCGTGAGTGGTACCGCGTCGTCGGCCCGCTGACCGCCGAGCGCACCATGACCACGCTGCCCAGCACGGGACGCGGCATCACCGTCACCGATCTGGCCGAGGACTGGTTCCGCCTGACCGGGCACCCCTTCACCTTCGCCGTGTGGGCCTACCGCAAGGACCGTCCGCCCCCGCCGGAGCTGGTGCAGGCCATGCGCGTGGCCCGTAGGCACGGCATCGGGCATCTGGCAGACGTGGCGACGCGGCACGCGGCCCTGCTGGGGCTGCCTGAACGGGTGGTGCAGCATTACCTGTGGAACTTCCGCTATCACCTGGAAGCGCCGGACCGATTGGGTCTGGAAGAATTCGCCGCTAAGGCCGTGCCAAACCATGCGCCGCTGAGCTTTGGGCAGAGGCCGGGAGAGGTATAG
- a CDS encoding enoyl-CoA hydratase-related protein: protein MNYQTVRLSRQGEVATLTLIAKMGSMGPDFWREMPQALAELADARVLILRGEKIFSAGLDVKTNAGQIGPVLGDVAGFKAVVDEMHAATEGLAALPIPVIAAVHGWCIGAGLELISGADIRICSSDARFSLPEVKLGIAADLGGLQRLPHLIGRGRTAHLALTGEPIDAETAEIWGLVTEVLDSPEDLFKRAEELAAHLVTLSPKALEGTKRALTDDLPHAQSLQNAVEWNAHHMTVEGLQNALKK from the coding sequence ATGAACTATCAAACCGTTCGCCTCTCGCGGCAGGGCGAAGTGGCAACCTTGACCCTGATCGCCAAGATGGGCAGCATGGGGCCGGACTTCTGGCGCGAGATGCCGCAGGCGCTGGCCGAACTGGCAGACGCCCGCGTGCTGATCCTGCGCGGTGAGAAAATCTTCAGCGCTGGGCTGGACGTGAAGACCAACGCGGGCCAGATTGGGCCGGTGCTGGGCGATGTGGCCGGATTCAAAGCCGTGGTAGACGAGATGCACGCCGCCACCGAGGGGCTGGCCGCGCTGCCCATTCCGGTGATCGCCGCCGTACACGGCTGGTGCATCGGCGCGGGGCTGGAGCTGATCAGCGGGGCGGATATTCGCATCTGTAGCAGCGACGCCCGCTTCAGCCTGCCGGAAGTCAAGCTGGGTATTGCCGCCGATCTGGGCGGTTTGCAGCGCCTGCCGCACCTGATCGGACGCGGGCGCACCGCGCATCTGGCCCTGACTGGCGAGCCGATTGACGCCGAGACCGCCGAGATCTGGGGACTGGTCACGGAGGTTCTGGACTCGCCCGAGGATCTGTTTAAACGGGCCGAGGAACTGGCCGCCCATCTGGTTACCCTGTCGCCCAAGGCGCTGGAAGGCACCAAACGCGCGCTGACCGATGACCTGCCCCACGCCCAGAGCCTGCAAAACGCCGTAGAATGGAACGCGCATCACATGACGGTGGAAGGCTTGCAGAACGCGCTGAAGAAGTAG
- a CDS encoding SDR family oxidoreductase — MTLSPGTPESTFRPDLLAGKHALITGGGSGINLGIAQSFAAHGCAITILGRNLEKAQKAAQGIEDAGGRAMGVSADVRDFAALEAAVAQATEKFGDFDIVLAGAAGNFPAPVDGISPNGFKTVVDIDLLGTYNTIKAASTNLKTPGGNVLSISAYGIPVPMQAHVVAAKAGVDMLTRTLAIEWGLRGIRVNAIIPGPIDGTEGMARLAPDEASRSRVAGSVPLGRMGIPQDIANAALFLVSDAASYVTGVILPVDGGQNMLGGGFQYQAFQAMGFGQKKD, encoded by the coding sequence ATGACCCTCAGTCCCGGCACGCCCGAATCCACCTTCCGCCCTGACCTGCTGGCGGGCAAGCACGCGCTGATTACCGGCGGCGGCAGCGGCATCAACCTGGGCATCGCGCAGAGTTTCGCGGCGCACGGCTGCGCGATCACCATTCTGGGCCGCAATCTGGAAAAGGCGCAAAAGGCCGCCCAGGGCATCGAGGACGCGGGCGGGCGCGCGATGGGTGTTAGCGCGGACGTGCGCGACTTCGCGGCGCTGGAAGCCGCCGTGGCGCAGGCCACCGAGAAATTCGGTGACTTCGACATCGTGCTGGCGGGGGCGGCGGGCAACTTCCCGGCTCCGGTAGACGGCATCAGCCCCAACGGCTTCAAGACTGTGGTGGACATCGATCTGCTGGGCACCTACAACACCATCAAGGCGGCCTCGACCAACTTAAAGACCCCCGGCGGCAACGTGCTGAGCATCAGCGCCTACGGCATCCCGGTGCCCATGCAGGCGCATGTTGTAGCGGCCAAGGCCGGGGTGGACATGCTGACGCGCACGCTGGCCATCGAGTGGGGACTGCGCGGCATCCGCGTCAACGCCATCATCCCCGGCCCCATCGACGGCACAGAAGGCATGGCGCGGCTGGCCCCCGATGAGGCCAGCCGCAGTCGCGTGGCCGGGTCCGTGCCGCTGGGCCGTATGGGCATTCCACAGGACATCGCTAACGCCGCGCTGTTTCTGGTCAGCGACGCGGCCAGCTACGTGACTGGCGTGATCCTGCCGGTAGACGGCGGACAGAACATGCTGGGCGGCGGCTTTCAGTACCAGGCCTTCCAGGCGATGGGCTTCGGGCAGAAGAAGGACTGA
- a CDS encoding G8 domain-containing protein, whose amino-acid sequence MTARLWPSLLLLTAALIGCGAAPGQAGATLPPQPQTQPHDHPPGTPPLPTANLSRVDWSAASTWPGGKLPAAGQTVTLPAGKRVVLDVSPPDLAGLTIPAGSALEFAGQDLTLRAGWIMLHGELRVGSEASPFTHRAEIVLTDQTPGEDVMGMGDRVIGVMGGALELHGQPRLAWTRLSATALAGSRTLTLDRAPDWVAGDTLTLTSTDFGPAQTEEVAVQSVSGKTVTLVLPLKYTHWGQDAKFGTRTVSERAEVGLLTRNIRVSAGEDALKTGLGAQIMVMAGGQARIEGVELTRVGQRNALRRYPVHFHQVGDASASYVWGNSIHASFNRCVTIHGTRNLRVQDNVTYDSVGHCLFLEDGDETGNTISGNLLTRVRAPEKKRGETPLLPSDKRPAAFWITNPANTVTGNVAAGVDGVGFWFALPEHPTGLATERSKTIWPRRTPLGTFGGNMAHSGDTGLNVDNGPRPDGTTEGAYYQPLSNPADGKSAGVRASFLGFTAYKQRDHGVWLRGAGLMLGGATLADNGVGATFAANDSVMDGALLVGETANLGTPEDWETKGAGGRSLPRPWDASFPIRGYEFYDGHVSIQNSAVAAFKSTSVRQASGLGYLTGNAFALEPQNDARGLSWLDDSARVYFPPATVGMDGDLAATFLDVDGSVGGAAGRTVTASPLLKDAPDCAAKTVWNASLCAGQYAQLWLNDVNGGKIAPLNVKNARGAAVSLSGTPSNRTDFHTSVRLNESYALTPSGASAHLRLGFGGRTPGDTLRLNLPASGDLALYRDWWVDERNRLKKVSLADLEKSTGDSYALDGGKLYLKLVVQKDRDYAVVDVCVAALCK is encoded by the coding sequence ATGACTGCGCGGCTGTGGCCTTCCCTTCTGCTTCTCACCGCCGCATTGATCGGCTGTGGCGCTGCGCCGGGGCAAGCCGGGGCTACGCTGCCCCCACAGCCCCAGACACAACCACACGATCACCCGCCGGGAACGCCGCCCCTGCCCACCGCCAATCTGTCGCGCGTTGACTGGAGCGCCGCCTCCACCTGGCCCGGCGGCAAGCTTCCGGCAGCCGGGCAGACCGTGACCCTGCCCGCTGGCAAGCGCGTCGTGCTGGACGTGTCGCCCCCTGATCTGGCGGGCCTGACCATCCCAGCGGGCAGTGCGCTGGAATTTGCCGGGCAGGACCTGACGCTGCGTGCTGGGTGGATCATGCTGCACGGTGAATTGCGCGTGGGCAGCGAGGCCAGTCCCTTCACCCACCGCGCCGAAATCGTGCTGACCGATCAGACGCCCGGCGAGGACGTGATGGGCATGGGGGACCGCGTGATCGGCGTGATGGGCGGCGCGCTGGAACTGCACGGACAGCCCCGGCTGGCCTGGACCCGCCTGAGTGCCACCGCATTGGCGGGCAGTCGCACTCTCACACTGGACCGCGCCCCCGACTGGGTGGCAGGCGACACCCTGACCCTGACCAGCACCGATTTTGGCCCCGCCCAGACTGAGGAAGTGGCCGTGCAGAGCGTTTCTGGCAAGACGGTCACGCTGGTCTTGCCGTTGAAATACACCCACTGGGGCCAGGATGCGAAGTTTGGAACGCGCACTGTCTCCGAGCGCGCGGAGGTGGGCCTGCTGACGCGCAACATCCGTGTCTCTGCGGGTGAGGACGCCCTGAAAACGGGGCTGGGCGCGCAGATCATGGTGATGGCTGGAGGGCAGGCCCGCATTGAGGGCGTGGAACTGACGCGGGTGGGCCAGCGCAATGCCCTGCGCCGCTATCCGGTCCACTTTCATCAGGTGGGCGACGCCTCGGCCTCATATGTGTGGGGCAACAGCATTCATGCCTCGTTCAACCGCTGCGTCACCATCCACGGCACCCGGAATCTGCGCGTGCAGGACAACGTGACCTACGACAGCGTGGGCCACTGCCTCTTCCTGGAGGACGGTGACGAGACGGGCAATACCATCTCCGGCAACCTGCTGACACGGGTGCGTGCGCCCGAAAAGAAGCGTGGCGAGACGCCGTTGCTGCCCAGCGACAAGCGCCCGGCGGCGTTCTGGATCACCAATCCGGCCAACACGGTTACGGGCAACGTGGCGGCAGGGGTGGACGGCGTGGGCTTCTGGTTCGCGCTGCCCGAGCATCCCACCGGACTGGCCACCGAGCGCAGTAAAACCATCTGGCCGCGCCGCACGCCGCTGGGAACCTTCGGCGGCAACATGGCCCACAGCGGCGATACCGGCCTGAACGTTGATAACGGCCCCCGTCCCGATGGCACCACCGAGGGCGCGTATTACCAGCCCCTCAGCAATCCGGCGGATGGCAAATCGGCAGGGGTGCGCGCCAGCTTTCTGGGATTCACCGCCTACAAGCAGCGCGATCACGGCGTCTGGCTGCGTGGCGCGGGCCTGATGCTGGGCGGCGCGACACTGGCCGACAACGGCGTGGGGGCCACCTTCGCCGCCAACGACTCAGTGATGGACGGCGCGCTGCTGGTGGGCGAGACCGCCAACCTGGGTACCCCCGAAGACTGGGAGACGAAGGGAGCCGGGGGCCGCAGCCTGCCCCGTCCCTGGGATGCGTCTTTCCCCATTCGCGGCTACGAGTTCTACGACGGCCACGTGTCCATCCAGAACAGCGCTGTCGCCGCCTTCAAATCCACCTCCGTGCGGCAGGCCAGCGGACTGGGCTACCTGACTGGGAACGCTTTCGCGCTGGAACCGCAGAACGACGCGCGCGGACTGTCCTGGCTGGACGACAGCGCCCGCGTGTACTTTCCACCCGCCACAGTGGGGATGGACGGCGATCTGGCCGCCACTTTCCTGGACGTGGACGGAAGTGTGGGCGGCGCGGCGGGCAGGACCGTCACCGCCAGCCCCCTGTTGAAAGACGCCCCCGACTGCGCGGCGAAAACGGTCTGGAACGCCAGCCTGTGCGCGGGCCAGTACGCGCAGTTGTGGCTGAACGATGTGAACGGGGGCAAGATTGCGCCGCTGAATGTCAAGAATGCGCGTGGAGCGGCTGTGAGTCTCAGCGGCACGCCTTCCAACCGCACCGACTTCCACACCAGCGTGCGCCTGAATGAAAGCTACGCACTCACGCCGTCCGGGGCCTCGGCCCACCTGCGCCTGGGCTTCGGCGGGCGCACCCCCGGCGACACCCTGCGCCTGAACCTGCCCGCGTCCGGCGATCTGGCGCTGTACCGCGACTGGTGGGTGGACGAGCGCAACCGCCTGAAAAAAGTGTCGCTGGCCGATCTGGAGAAATCCACAGGCGATAGCTACGCGCTGGATGGTGGCAAGCTATATCTGAAACTGGTGGTGCAGAAGGATCGCGACTATGCCGTGGTGGACGTGTGTGTAGCCGCGCTGTGTAAATAG